A stretch of Bos taurus isolate L1 Dominette 01449 registration number 42190680 breed Hereford chromosome 5, ARS-UCD2.0, whole genome shotgun sequence DNA encodes these proteins:
- the LOC518495 gene encoding apolipoprotein L3, with the protein MSSENFRHCSDIETFFEEVVQCLWNILSREELLLLLNEFLERIKAEASLSREDVDELHKYLNELKRALVEEDQERLSKEQLDRRRFLNQFPRVKRQLEECISKFRELADKAEKVHKGCTISNVMAHSTGAVSGILTIVGLALALMTMGSSVVLLATVTGLGAVGTVTSVSTSILEHMKRSSVETIASRMMSTLIKKWKVLLEILKSNPTTEKVTKAVQCIEMHIHDMQTGKAISDSAANILMGLMILSSPSIQKKEAGFKAPAFTVTKGGQIVGLATSGVFLLVDVGFLVKDSKHLHDGAKAASAENLWQRARELERKLEELTQIYERLQEDLIQPPPEQCGVQGRG; encoded by the exons ATGAGCTCAGAAAACTTCAGGCACTGCTCAG ATATTGAGACCTTTTTTGAGGAGGTCGTTCAGTGTCTCTGGAACATACTGAGCAGAGAGGAACTGCTACTCCTGCTGAATGAATTCCTGGAGAGAATTAAGGCTGAGGCCAGTTTGTCCAG GGAAGATGTGGATGAACTACATAAATATCTGAACGAATTGAAACGAGCCTTGGTTGAAGAGGACCAAGAAAGACTCTCCAAAGAGCAGCTGGACAGgaggaggtttctgaatcagtttcCTCGGGTGAAACGGCAGCTGGAGGAGTGCATAAGCAAGTTCCGTGAGCTCGCAGACAAGGCTGAGAAGGTCCATAAGGGATGTACCATCTCCAATGTGATGGCCCACAGCACCGGTGCTGTGTCTGGTATTCTGACCATCGTTGGCCTGGCTCTGGCACTCATGACAATGGGGTCCAGTGTGGTGCTCTTGGCCACTGTGACAGGGCTGGGAGCAGTAGGTACTGTGACCAGTGTGTCCACCAGTATCCTGGAACATATGAAGAGGTCATCAGTAGAAACTATAGCCAGTCGCATGATGTCAACTCTCATCAAAAAATGGAAGGTTCTCCTAGAGATACTCAAGAGCAACCCCACAACAGAGAAAGTCACAAAAGCTGTACAATGCATTGAAATGCACATCCATGACATGCAGACAGGCAAAGCCATTTCTGACTCTGCAGCAAACATCTTGATGGGCCTTATGATATTATCATCCCCATCCATCCAAAAGAAAGAGGCAGGTTTCAAAGCCCCAGCttttacagttaccaaaggagGCCAGATCGTGGGTTTGGCCACTTCAGGGGTCTTCCTCCTGGTGGATGTGGGCTTCCTGGTGAAGGATTCAAAGCACCTGCATGACGGTGCAAAGGCAGCATCAGCTGAAAACCTGTGGCAGCGGGCCAGGGAGCTGGAGAGGAAGCTGGAGGAGCTCACCCAGATCTATGAGCGTCTGCAGGAGGACCTGATTCAGCCACCCCCAGAGCAGTGTGGGGTCCAGGGGAGAGGCTAA